The following proteins are co-located in the Hydrogenispora ethanolica genome:
- the polA gene encoding DNA polymerase I produces MEGKLVIIDTYSLANRAFFALPPLATSDGLVTNAVYGMAMMLLRLLEETKPDYFLAAMDAGVPTFRHQEYDAYKGQRLKMEDSLRTQIPIIKELLERLKIRVYEHPGYEADDIIGTMAKKAARQGLQVEIVTGDRDSFQLVEPGITVRYTKKGITEIDRVDEAFVQRRYQLQPAQLIDLKGLMGDASDNIPGVPGFGEKTALKYLAEYATIDGLYQNLERVARQRDRQLLTEYKDQAYLSRRLATIVTDLDLGIALADCRYPGYSNQELLEFCQTYQFRTLVKKLGSEEQAETVAQHRSIEFEVTILDAGELGPLVAQALEAGSIILQFLTAVANWSLVRWLGVGIGVGDRNYFYPLRPDQELPEPLQRLLADPNLRKTGHDLKKQLQIAAHHQLALAGPLEDVLIQGYLANAGVGGMELENLSEIYLHATVKTWQNDRGTKFPVFSLPEELSREVLSELAGSRMTAIRRLRQELPVLLEEMGLAKLYQEVEQPLIATLFAMERAGIRVDPEPLRSFGSLLKTRQVELEREIYDSVGAEFNIGSPKQLGAILYEKLGLKPPKKTKTGYSTDAEALENLAEQHPVIPLILEYRQNLKLQSTYIDSLIGLINPKTGRVHTTFNQAVTTTGRLSSTDPNLQNIPIRTEEGRLIRRAFLPAQGSVLLAADYSQIELRVMAHFSKDPGFMEAFLKGEDIHKFTAAAVNGVAVAEVTRTMRDQAKAVNFGIIYGISGFGLAKNIGVGRKEADQFIRAYFEKYPGVQAYVEQLIETAREAGEARTLFGRVRKLPDLHSRNFTQRSFAERMARNTPIQGTAADIIKLAMVRIERRLSERPELGKMLLQVHDELVFEVPEASWRELARLVKQEMEGAVELSVPLVIDVKVGPNWGEMSTMKLED; encoded by the coding sequence TGAAGATGGAAGATTCGCTGCGGACCCAGATACCGATCATCAAGGAGTTGCTGGAACGGCTAAAGATCAGGGTTTACGAGCATCCGGGATACGAAGCGGACGATATCATCGGCACCATGGCCAAAAAAGCGGCCCGCCAAGGGTTGCAGGTCGAGATCGTCACCGGCGACCGGGACTCCTTTCAACTGGTGGAACCGGGGATTACCGTCCGCTACACCAAAAAAGGGATCACCGAGATCGACCGGGTGGATGAAGCATTTGTGCAGCGGCGGTATCAATTGCAACCGGCCCAATTGATCGATCTCAAGGGGCTGATGGGCGACGCTTCCGACAATATTCCCGGCGTACCCGGGTTCGGAGAAAAGACCGCCCTGAAATATCTCGCCGAATACGCCACCATCGACGGGCTCTATCAGAATTTGGAGCGGGTCGCCCGGCAGCGGGACCGCCAATTGCTGACCGAATATAAGGATCAGGCCTATCTAAGCCGCCGTCTGGCGACGATCGTCACCGATCTGGATCTGGGAATCGCTCTGGCCGACTGCCGTTATCCGGGCTACTCCAACCAGGAGTTGCTCGAGTTCTGCCAGACGTACCAATTCCGGACCCTGGTGAAGAAACTGGGCAGCGAGGAGCAGGCTGAGACCGTCGCTCAACACCGGAGCATCGAGTTTGAAGTGACCATCCTCGACGCCGGGGAGCTGGGACCGCTCGTTGCCCAGGCTTTGGAGGCCGGAAGCATCATCCTGCAGTTTTTAACCGCCGTAGCCAACTGGTCCCTGGTCCGCTGGCTGGGGGTGGGTATCGGCGTGGGCGACCGGAATTATTTCTATCCGCTCCGGCCGGATCAGGAGTTGCCGGAGCCGCTGCAGCGGCTGTTGGCGGATCCGAACCTGCGCAAGACCGGCCACGATCTGAAAAAACAGCTGCAAATAGCAGCCCATCACCAGCTGGCGCTGGCGGGACCCCTGGAGGATGTGTTGATCCAAGGTTATCTGGCCAATGCCGGCGTGGGCGGCATGGAGCTTGAAAATTTAAGTGAGATCTACCTCCATGCGACGGTAAAGACCTGGCAAAATGACCGGGGCACCAAATTCCCCGTCTTCAGCCTGCCGGAGGAACTCTCGCGGGAGGTGCTGTCGGAATTGGCCGGCAGCCGCATGACGGCCATCCGCCGGCTGCGGCAGGAACTTCCCGTTCTGCTGGAAGAGATGGGCCTCGCGAAACTTTATCAAGAAGTGGAGCAGCCGCTGATCGCCACCCTTTTCGCGATGGAACGGGCCGGCATCCGGGTCGATCCGGAACCGCTCCGCAGCTTCGGAAGTCTTTTGAAGACGCGCCAGGTCGAGTTGGAGCGGGAAATCTACGATTCGGTGGGAGCGGAATTCAATATCGGTTCTCCCAAGCAGTTGGGAGCGATCCTCTACGAAAAATTGGGGTTGAAGCCTCCGAAGAAGACCAAGACCGGTTATTCCACCGATGCCGAGGCCCTCGAGAATCTGGCCGAACAGCATCCGGTCATCCCGTTGATCCTGGAATACCGGCAAAATCTCAAATTGCAATCGACCTACATCGATTCGCTGATTGGGCTGATCAATCCCAAAACCGGCCGGGTCCACACCACGTTCAATCAGGCGGTGACGACCACCGGCCGGTTGAGCAGCACCGATCCCAATCTCCAGAACATCCCGATCCGTACCGAAGAAGGACGTCTGATCCGCCGGGCTTTTTTGCCGGCGCAGGGTTCCGTCTTGCTGGCGGCGGACTATTCCCAAATCGAGTTGCGGGTCATGGCCCATTTTTCGAAGGATCCCGGTTTCATGGAAGCCTTCCTCAAGGGCGAGGACATCCATAAATTTACCGCGGCCGCGGTAAACGGCGTCGCCGTGGCCGAGGTTACCCGGACCATGCGCGATCAGGCCAAGGCGGTAAATTTCGGAATCATCTATGGAATCAGCGGCTTCGGGCTGGCAAAGAATATCGGGGTCGGCCGGAAAGAGGCCGATCAATTCATTCGCGCCTATTTTGAGAAGTATCCCGGCGTCCAGGCCTATGTGGAGCAGTTGATCGAAACCGCCCGGGAGGCCGGAGAAGCCCGGACCCTTTTCGGCCGGGTCCGCAAATTGCCCGATCTCCATTCCCGGAATTTCACCCAACGCTCCTTCGCGGAACGGATGGCTCGCAATACCCCGATTCAAGGAACGGCCGCCGATATTATCAAATTGGCCATGGTCCGGATCGAACGCCGCTTATCCGAGCGGCCGGAATTGGGTAAAATGTTGTTGCAGGTCCACGACGAATTGGTCTTCGAAGTCCCGGAAGCGTCCTGGCGGGAGCTGGCCCGTCTGGTGAAGCAAGAGATGGAAGGCGCCGTGGAGCTGAGCGTGCCCCTGGTGATCGATGTCAAGGTCGGCCCGAACTGGGGCGAAATGAGCACCATGAAACTGGAGGATTGA
- the mutM gene encoding DNA-formamidopyrimidine glycosylase, with the protein MPELPEVESIRLTIAPKLTGRTILSGKVHHPKLVQNISTVEFLREIQGKEIVGLDRRGKYLLLRLAGEMTLSIHLRMTGQLTVAPGGEPPADATYLQLVLDNGTELRFRDQRKFGRVALFPSAAIPANLARLGPEPLDDSFTVAVFEKQLARRKLAVKKALLDQSIIAGVGNIYADEALFVAGIHPARSLDTLTEAELVKLHGAIRQVLAEGIEYRGTTKRDYRDGEGNPGGYQDRLRVYGRKGQPCPICQAPIAKMIFGGRGTHFCPLCQS; encoded by the coding sequence ATGCCGGAATTGCCGGAAGTTGAGAGTATACGGCTGACCATCGCGCCCAAACTAACGGGACGGACCATCCTTTCGGGAAAGGTCCATCATCCAAAATTGGTCCAAAATATCAGCACCGTAGAGTTTCTCCGGGAAATTCAGGGGAAGGAAATCGTGGGGCTGGACCGGCGCGGCAAATACCTGTTGCTGAGGCTGGCCGGGGAGATGACGCTATCGATTCACCTGCGGATGACCGGCCAATTGACGGTGGCTCCCGGCGGGGAACCTCCGGCCGATGCCACGTATCTGCAATTGGTTTTGGACAATGGGACGGAACTTCGTTTTCGGGATCAGCGGAAATTCGGGCGCGTGGCGCTCTTTCCCAGCGCTGCGATTCCCGCCAATCTGGCGCGACTGGGACCCGAACCGTTGGATGATTCCTTCACCGTGGCAGTCTTCGAGAAGCAGCTGGCCCGGCGCAAACTGGCGGTCAAAAAAGCGCTGCTGGATCAGAGCATTATTGCCGGAGTGGGAAACATCTATGCGGATGAGGCCCTTTTTGTGGCGGGAATCCACCCGGCCCGTTCGCTCGATACGCTCACCGAAGCAGAGCTGGTCAAGTTACATGGGGCGATCCGGCAAGTCTTGGCGGAAGGGATCGAGTATCGGGGAACTACCAAACGGGATTACCGGGACGGCGAAGGCAATCCCGGAGGTTATCAGGATCGTTTGCGGGTCTATGGACGCAAGGGCCAACCCTGTCCGATCTGCCAGGCGCCGATCGCCAAGATGATCTTTGGCGGACGGGGGACCCATTTTTGTCCGTTATGCCAAAGCTGA
- the coaE gene encoding dephospho-CoA kinase (Dephospho-CoA kinase (CoaE) performs the final step in coenzyme A biosynthesis.), translating to MPKLKHGSEVDTILAIGLTGGIATGKSTVCRILTDLGIPVIDSDSLAHQAMEPGTAGYETIVSRFGREILHPDGTVDRKALGAIVFADPAARQALEQIIHPLVIAEIEGRLQAARERGERLVVVEVPLLFEAGMAELFDQVWVVSTAAAVQRERLHHRNGFTAEHAERRIAAQIPLSDKEGKADRIINNNKGFSELKSEVLKALQSLE from the coding sequence ATGCCAAAGCTGAAGCATGGAAGCGAGGTGGACACGATCCTTGCCATCGGACTGACCGGCGGCATCGCTACCGGTAAATCTACGGTTTGCCGGATCCTGACCGATCTCGGGATCCCGGTGATTGACTCCGATTCGCTGGCTCATCAAGCCATGGAGCCGGGAACGGCCGGTTATGAAACGATTGTTTCCCGGTTCGGGCGGGAAATTCTTCATCCGGATGGTACGGTCGACCGCAAGGCCTTGGGAGCGATCGTCTTTGCCGATCCCGCGGCTCGCCAGGCGTTGGAACAGATCATTCATCCGCTGGTGATCGCGGAGATCGAGGGACGGCTTCAAGCCGCCCGCGAGCGGGGGGAACGTTTGGTCGTCGTGGAAGTGCCGCTGCTTTTTGAAGCCGGAATGGCCGAACTGTTCGATCAAGTTTGGGTCGTCAGCACGGCTGCGGCGGTACAGCGGGAGCGTCTGCACCACCGGAACGGATTCACCGCCGAACACGCGGAGCGGCGCATCGCCGCCCAAATTCCCCTCTCCGATAAGGAAGGAAAAGCCGATCGAATTATTAATAATAATAAAGGATTTTCCGAGCTCAAGAGCGAAGTTTTGAAGGCATTGCAGTCATTGGAGTGA
- a CDS encoding lytic transglycosylase domain-containing protein gives MGKPRVLLFVAILLLLFLHKPLLRNYFILEQRELIIDYSRIHQLNPALVSAMVFVESGFNPEAESHKGAVGLMQVMPATGQWVAQQLVWRDFTVTDLKDPAKNLRIGIWYLAYLKRNFRQNDNLALASYNAGSSYVSSWIERGVWNGDMVKVEQIPFPETKKYLIKVAVLKKVYRYLYPELDS, from the coding sequence GTGGGTAAGCCCCGGGTCCTGTTGTTCGTCGCTATCCTGTTGCTGCTGTTCCTCCATAAGCCGTTATTACGGAATTATTTTATCCTGGAACAGCGGGAATTGATCATAGACTATAGCCGGATTCATCAATTGAACCCGGCCCTGGTAAGCGCGATGGTCTTTGTGGAGAGTGGTTTCAATCCCGAAGCGGAATCCCATAAAGGCGCGGTGGGATTGATGCAAGTGATGCCGGCCACCGGTCAGTGGGTAGCCCAACAGTTGGTGTGGCGGGACTTCACCGTCACCGATCTGAAAGATCCCGCCAAAAACCTGCGGATCGGCATCTGGTACCTGGCCTACCTCAAACGGAACTTCAGGCAGAATGACAATCTGGCGCTCGCTTCCTACAATGCCGGTTCAAGTTACGTATCCAGCTGGATCGAGCGCGGCGTCTGGAATGGCGATATGGTCAAAGTCGAACAGATACCCTTCCCGGAAACCAAGAAATACCTTATTAAAGTGGCGGTGCTCAAAAAAGTCTACCGTTATTTATATCCCGAGCTGGATTCATAA
- the rimO gene encoding 30S ribosomal protein S12 methylthiotransferase RimO, whose amino-acid sequence MAKLGVVSLGCSKNLVDTEVMLGQLIGAGWELTHDLREAQLILINTCGFIGPAKEESIRHILEAVQYKATDRGVCSKVVVTGCLVQRYAAELRQEIPEVDLWISLGEIGELAQLVENGPGHEPDLDRQPFLNDRNLRRFQATVPHLAYVKIAEGCNHRCSYCAIPLIKGKFRSRNPEAVLEEVKSLVQAGVREINLIAQDITMYGVDLQPRTNLTELLKKLIDQAGPAWIRLLYAYPSGITPELLRLMAEQPSVCNYLDLPIQHINGRILKLMNRHDSPELIKERLAEIRAALPGVVLRTSLIVGLPTETAAEFEELRQFVAEGFFQQLGVFAYSREEGTAAYSLKPQISAKEKERRRQLIMEEQREVTARFLEKQVGTRQIILVDQAQDGRGIGRTAGFAPEVDGVVSIAGMPGSAGRFILGEITGYEGYNLNAKYLTEG is encoded by the coding sequence ATGGCGAAATTAGGAGTTGTTTCACTCGGTTGTTCAAAGAATCTGGTCGATACCGAGGTCATGCTGGGCCAGCTCATCGGAGCCGGCTGGGAATTGACACACGATTTGCGGGAAGCGCAATTGATCCTCATTAATACCTGTGGTTTCATCGGTCCCGCCAAAGAGGAATCCATCCGCCACATTCTGGAGGCCGTGCAGTATAAAGCAACGGATCGCGGAGTCTGTTCAAAAGTGGTGGTCACCGGATGTTTGGTCCAACGCTATGCGGCGGAACTTCGCCAAGAAATTCCGGAGGTCGATCTATGGATCAGTCTGGGCGAGATCGGCGAATTGGCCCAACTGGTGGAGAATGGCCCGGGACACGAGCCCGATCTGGACAGGCAGCCGTTTTTAAACGACCGGAATTTACGGCGGTTTCAAGCGACAGTGCCGCACCTGGCCTATGTGAAGATCGCGGAAGGCTGCAATCATCGCTGTTCCTATTGCGCCATCCCATTGATCAAGGGAAAGTTCCGCAGCCGCAATCCCGAGGCTGTGCTTGAGGAGGTCAAAAGCCTGGTCCAGGCCGGTGTGCGGGAGATCAACCTGATCGCCCAGGATATCACGATGTATGGCGTAGACCTTCAACCCAGGACCAACTTGACCGAACTGCTCAAAAAACTGATTGACCAGGCCGGCCCGGCGTGGATCCGCCTGCTTTACGCCTACCCTTCGGGAATCACTCCGGAGTTGCTGCGGTTGATGGCGGAGCAGCCGTCCGTCTGCAATTACCTCGATCTGCCGATTCAACATATCAATGGCAGGATCTTAAAATTAATGAACCGCCATGATTCGCCGGAATTGATTAAAGAGCGACTGGCTGAGATTCGCGCCGCTCTCCCCGGGGTTGTCTTGCGGACCAGTCTGATTGTGGGCCTACCCACTGAGACCGCGGCGGAGTTCGAGGAACTCCGCCAGTTCGTGGCGGAAGGTTTTTTTCAACAGCTGGGCGTTTTCGCTTATAGCCGAGAAGAAGGGACTGCGGCGTATTCGTTGAAACCCCAAATCAGCGCGAAAGAGAAAGAGCGGCGCCGGCAGCTCATTATGGAGGAGCAACGGGAAGTGACTGCCCGTTTCCTTGAGAAACAGGTAGGAACCAGGCAAATCATCCTGGTCGACCAGGCGCAAGACGGCCGGGGCATCGGCCGGACAGCGGGTTTTGCACCGGAAGTGGATGGCGTCGTCAGCATCGCCGGAATGCCGGGGAGTGCCGGCCGTTTCATTCTGGGGGAGATCACCGGCTATGAAGGATATAATTTGAATGCAAAATATTTAACAGAGGGCTGA
- the pgsA gene encoding CDP-diacylglycerol--glycerol-3-phosphate 3-phosphatidyltransferase — protein MSLANWITALRIILALVCVGILFWNIPGRDLLAAIIFIIAGLTDGLDGYAARIRKEITSFGKSFDPFADKVLIILTLVVLANLKRVPWPAVWIIILREVMITILRHFAGKKGLAIAASPWGKLKTFVQIVAIALIMLKIPYSLYFLWLAVLLTICSGLDYLWRWRGAFGMVDKNR, from the coding sequence ATGAGTCTCGCCAACTGGATTACCGCATTACGGATCATCTTAGCCCTAGTTTGTGTCGGCATTCTTTTTTGGAATATTCCAGGGCGTGACTTGCTGGCGGCGATTATCTTCATCATTGCCGGACTCACCGATGGACTCGACGGTTATGCCGCCCGGATCCGCAAGGAGATTACCTCGTTCGGGAAATCGTTTGATCCGTTCGCCGATAAGGTGCTGATTATCTTGACTCTGGTGGTGCTGGCCAATCTCAAACGGGTTCCCTGGCCGGCGGTCTGGATCATCATTCTCCGGGAAGTGATGATTACGATTTTACGCCACTTTGCCGGCAAGAAAGGTTTGGCCATCGCCGCCTCGCCCTGGGGCAAGCTGAAAACCTTCGTACAGATCGTGGCCATTGCCTTAATCATGCTGAAAATACCGTACAGTTTATACTTCTTGTGGCTGGCCGTATTGTTGACGATCTGCTCGGGACTGGATTATCTTTGGCGCTGGCGTGGCGCTTTTGGAATGGTTGATAAAAACCGCTGA
- a CDS encoding aminotransferase class V-fold PLP-dependent enzyme encodes MLEPTNLIYGHSQEVPTRRGPTPYINFDNAASTPPFTRVMEALCREARWYASVHRGAGYKSQYSTQLYEAARQSVGKFVGVDFDHDVVIFTKNTTDSLNKLSHYLPFLSGEQVVYTGVEHHSNELPWASKDSYCIGLDGYQINLAETESYFQANAGRIKLLAVSGASNVTGYIPPIYTLAEIAHRAGAKILVDAAQLAAHHPIDVLPPSDPRHLDFVAFSAHKMYAPFGVGVLIGPREIFRHTPPSQVGGGTVQGIGPAGVVWSEPPDVEEAGSPNVLGAVALAEALKVFREIGWDSIIENEKILIRRTLEILRELPDVTLYNPDPDNRVGVISFNVAGHHHLEVAQYLAEEWGIGVRSGCFCARSYVQRLLNLTPTAIYSAQKKIINHQPQLVPGLVRVSFGCYNQLHEVEKLAQALAEFQSRC; translated from the coding sequence TTGTTGGAACCGACAAATTTAATTTATGGCCATTCGCAAGAAGTTCCCACCCGCAGAGGACCGACTCCCTACATTAACTTTGATAATGCCGCCAGCACTCCCCCTTTTACCAGAGTCATGGAGGCGTTATGCAGGGAGGCGCGTTGGTATGCGAGCGTCCATCGGGGCGCGGGGTACAAATCGCAATATTCAACCCAGCTTTATGAAGCGGCACGGCAGAGCGTCGGCAAGTTTGTTGGCGTAGATTTCGACCATGATGTGGTCATATTTACCAAAAACACCACCGATTCGCTGAACAAACTCAGCCACTACCTGCCCTTTCTATCCGGGGAGCAGGTGGTGTACACCGGAGTCGAACACCACTCCAACGAATTGCCCTGGGCATCCAAGGACAGCTATTGTATTGGTTTGGATGGATACCAAATCAACCTGGCGGAAACGGAAAGCTACTTTCAGGCGAACGCCGGCCGGATTAAGCTGCTCGCCGTCAGCGGCGCTTCCAATGTTACCGGGTATATTCCTCCCATCTACACGCTGGCTGAGATTGCCCATCGCGCCGGAGCGAAGATCCTGGTCGACGCGGCCCAACTGGCGGCGCATCATCCCATCGACGTTTTGCCGCCTTCCGATCCGCGCCATCTGGACTTCGTCGCCTTTTCGGCACATAAAATGTATGCGCCGTTTGGAGTAGGCGTGCTCATCGGTCCGCGGGAGATTTTCCGGCATACTCCGCCCAGTCAGGTCGGCGGAGGAACGGTCCAGGGGATCGGACCGGCCGGTGTGGTCTGGTCCGAGCCGCCGGATGTAGAAGAGGCCGGCTCTCCCAATGTCTTGGGAGCGGTGGCTTTGGCTGAAGCCCTGAAAGTATTCCGGGAGATCGGCTGGGATTCCATCATCGAAAACGAGAAAATACTGATCCGGCGAACGCTCGAGATATTGCGGGAATTGCCCGACGTGACGCTTTATAATCCCGATCCCGATAACCGGGTTGGCGTAATCAGCTTCAATGTCGCGGGGCATCATCATCTGGAGGTGGCCCAATACCTGGCCGAAGAGTGGGGGATTGGCGTACGGAGCGGGTGTTTTTGCGCCCGCAGCTATGTTCAACGGCTTTTAAACTTGACGCCGACGGCAATCTACAGTGCCCAAAAAAAAATCATCAATCACCAGCCTCAACTGGTCCCCGGCCTGGTGCGGGTCAGTTTCGGCTGCTATAATCAACTGCACGAGGTCGAAAAGTTGGCGCAAGCCCTGGCTGAATTCCAAAGCCGATGCTAA
- a CDS encoding AbrB/MazE/SpoVT family DNA-binding domain-containing protein yields MEYIMEMNAANQLTLPETIVSDLGLKPGAHFTARLDGGRLIIERLPFSSLEQSKALNQTIDSLHK; encoded by the coding sequence ATGGAATATATCATGGAAATGAATGCCGCCAATCAGCTCACTCTGCCGGAAACGATCGTTTCCGACCTGGGGCTGAAGCCGGGAGCGCATTTTACGGCGCGGCTGGATGGCGGCCGCTTGATCATTGAACGTCTGCCCTTCTCCAGCCTCGAACAGAGTAAAGCGCTGAATCAAACGATCGATTCACTTCACAAGTAG